From the genome of Pieris rapae chromosome 5, ilPieRapa1.1, whole genome shotgun sequence, one region includes:
- the LOC110996671 gene encoding G-patch domain and KOW motifs-containing protein has translation MEPKKISFGFMKTKKQDKPVVAEKKDYIECVEEKSIKVVGGEIEERAPLVIQMKPNTLITAERLKQIAAKVENFEDENPAIDNTQTKKPENETLEEMAARELLEEARKIEVVDASKLVVPIPAQPVLEGKKESTLDDYESIPIQDFGMAMLRGMGWTPGKELSKYKLPQLRPKGLGLGADKVVKENQKKSTRENDDDLAIIKKAFVKITMGKYAGFYGQVVSLDEENGRAMVDIPIKKETVSLSEFMMQPVSKSEYDKQSKVINADSYEEYKKKENNQNSRKNIEKVSDRKHDKEESNGSRDRTKSSKKYSSNEDSLEYDRAKRESPSHAKNEIGKTSKERRERYHDEEKRKKTSRKYSSSESLHSSESDKGRGIPSSGYKYRKEREIKNSKERRNKDIDKRNKSKYSSNESLNTSESDYKGRSSSSEPRRPKKSSKTSKEKKDIDKKRKGKKKKRDRDRSPNYKKCRK, from the exons ATGGAGCCAAAGAAAATATCATTCGGCTTtatgaaaactaaaaagcAAGATAAGCCTGTTGTAGCTGAGAAGAAAGACTACATTGAATGTGTGGAAGAGAAGTCTATTAAAGTTGTTGG GGGAGAAATTGAAGAAAGAGCACCTTTAGTAATACAGATGAAACCAAACACACTTATAACTGCAGAAAGGCTTAAGCAAATTGCAGCAAAAGTTGAAAACTTTGAAGATGAGAATCCAGCAATAGACAACACTCAGACTAAAAAACCTGAAAATGAGACTCTAGAAGAAATGGCTGCTCGAGAGCTCTTAGAAGAAGCAAGGAAGATAGAAGTGGTTGATGCTTCAAAGTTGGTTGTACCAATACCAGCCCAGCCAGTTCTTGAAGGTAAAAAGgaa tCAACATTGGATGATTATGAATCTATACCAATTCAAGACTTTGGTATGGCAATGCTTCGTGGTATGGGCTGGACACCAGGAAAAGAATT GTCAAAGTATAAACTACCCCAACTCCGTCCCAAAGGCCTTGGTTTAGGAGCAGATAAAGTtgttaaagaaaatcaaaagaaaTCAACTAGAGAAAATGATGACGACCTTGCAATAATAAAGAAAGCctttgttaaaataacaatgGGGAAATATGCCGGCTTTTATGGACag GTAGTGAGTTTAGATGAAGAAAATGGCCGTGCAATGGTGGATATTCCAATTAAGAAGGAAACTGTCAGTCTCAGCGAATTTATGATGCAACCCGTCTCCAAGTCAGAGTATGACAAACAGTCAAAAGTCATTA ATGCTGACTCTTATgaggaatataaaaaaaaggaaaacaatcaaaattcccgcaaaaatattgaaaaagtaAGTGATAGAAAACATGATAAAGAAGAATCAAATGGAAGTAGAGATAGAACAAAATCTTCAAAAAAGTACAGTAGTAATGAAGACTCTTTAGAGTATGATAGGGCTAAAAGAGAAAGTCCTAGCCATGCCAAAAATGAAATAGGCAAAACTTCAAAAGAAAGAAGAGAAAGATATCACGATGaagagaaaagaaaaaagacaTCTAGAAAATACAGTAGTAGTGAATCTCTTCACTCTTCAGAATCTGATAAAGGAAGAGGAATCCCTAGCAGCGggtataaatatagaaaagaaagagaaaTCAAAAACTCAAAGGAAAGGAGAAATAAAGATATAGATAAAAGAAATAAGTCAAAATACAGCAGTAATGAATCACTGAATACTTCTGAATCAGACTACAAAGGCAGGAGTTCCAGTAGTGAACCAAGGAGACCTAAAAAAAGTAGCAAGACttcaaaagaaaagaaagataTAGATAAGAAAAGGAAAggtaaaaagaagaaaagagaTAGAGATAGATcaccaaattataaaaaatgtagaaagtaa